One segment of Pseudomonas asgharzadehiana DNA contains the following:
- a CDS encoding O-antigen ligase family protein: MVLSVPQRGNIFLVVVVCLLAVGICAPFSGHDLQRVMQIAIGLCAVLYGLSVAPAVSLVDRPTALGLTLIIGLGLVSSALAHQPVWALIEVALFVSCAAITLAFALLRRHGGESLDRVLILIVVLLCLIKSIQYLYAGALAFTSGERTLDPDLLLSGFSNKRFYGQFQTFTLPLLALPLLMPTVSRVWRGGVLALLCVWWLIAISGGTRGTWLGMSAAGLVLAVLGPVGRRWLGWQLAAVLGGLVLYWLAFTLLAQYLGFETTKDAGDRLTTTLSGREAIWWQAWHMLVEHPWLGFGPMHFADIANEIAAHPHQAILQWASEWGVPSALCVAVLAWRAGWATWGLLRRRMLCAARVDLLRLCLFAALVAALVQSMVDGVIVMPNSQVWLALVVGWLMALHVWQAPATAALPPAWFAWRVLSVLAVGLLVGVALRDVPHIKHAQQAYLSGEGRHLQPRFWAQGVIAR; the protein is encoded by the coding sequence ATGGTGTTATCCGTACCGCAGCGAGGCAATATTTTCCTGGTGGTCGTGGTGTGCCTGCTGGCGGTTGGGATTTGCGCGCCGTTCAGCGGGCATGACCTGCAGCGTGTCATGCAGATCGCCATCGGGCTCTGTGCGGTGCTTTACGGGTTGTCGGTCGCCCCTGCCGTGTCGCTGGTGGATCGGCCCACGGCCCTGGGCCTGACGCTGATCATCGGGTTGGGCCTGGTGTCTTCGGCGCTGGCCCATCAGCCTGTGTGGGCACTGATTGAAGTGGCACTGTTTGTCAGCTGTGCGGCGATCACGCTGGCATTTGCCTTGCTCCGCCGTCACGGCGGAGAGTCGCTGGATCGTGTGCTGATCCTTATTGTGGTGCTGCTGTGCCTGATCAAATCGATCCAATACCTGTATGCCGGTGCCCTGGCGTTCACCAGTGGCGAACGCACCCTGGACCCAGACCTGCTGCTGTCCGGCTTTTCCAACAAGCGCTTCTACGGCCAGTTCCAGACATTCACCCTGCCGTTGCTGGCGCTGCCCTTGCTGATGCCCACTGTCTCCCGCGTTTGGCGAGGGGGCGTGTTGGCGTTGCTGTGCGTCTGGTGGCTGATAGCGATCAGCGGTGGCACGCGCGGCACCTGGCTCGGCATGAGCGCGGCGGGGCTGGTGCTCGCGGTGCTGGGGCCGGTTGGTCGACGTTGGCTGGGGTGGCAACTGGCGGCGGTGCTGGGCGGGCTGGTGTTGTATTGGCTGGCATTCACGCTGCTGGCGCAATACCTGGGGTTCGAGACAACCAAGGACGCTGGTGATCGTCTCACTACGACACTGTCGGGCCGGGAGGCGATCTGGTGGCAGGCGTGGCACATGCTTGTCGAGCATCCGTGGCTGGGCTTTGGCCCGATGCATTTTGCGGATATCGCCAACGAGATTGCCGCCCATCCCCATCAAGCAATCCTGCAGTGGGCCAGCGAATGGGGCGTGCCCTCGGCCCTGTGCGTGGCGGTATTGGCGTGGCGAGCCGGATGGGCTACGTGGGGCCTGCTGCGCAGGCGCATGCTTTGCGCCGCGCGCGTGGACCTGCTGCGGTTATGCCTGTTTGCCGCGTTGGTCGCGGCGTTGGTGCAATCCATGGTCGATGGGGTGATCGTGATGCCCAACTCCCAGGTCTGGCTGGCGCTGGTGGTGGGCTGGCTGATGGCGTTGCATGTGTGGCAGGCGCCCGCCACCGCCGCGCTGCCGCCGGCCTGGTTCGCGTGGAGGGTATTGAGCGTGCTGGCCGTTGGTCTGCTGGTCGGGGTTGCGCTTCGCGACGTGCCGCACATCAAGCATGCCCAGCAGGCGTACCTGAGCGGGGAAGGCCGTCATCTGCAACCGCGCTTCTGGGCCCAAGGCGTTATTGCCCGCTAA
- a CDS encoding DUF6388 family protein, whose translation MTTTEMTQEARHEEALKKYLEATPQLKDEIKDLSADDQRDQIQWAFEDEAESQSLQPWELTLKYTSTPEEFEAARLALHKEAAEVLGVDWEEYCEMNNLVV comes from the coding sequence ATGACCACAACTGAAATGACCCAGGAAGCTCGGCACGAAGAAGCACTCAAGAAATACCTTGAGGCCACGCCGCAGCTTAAAGACGAAATCAAGGACCTGAGCGCCGATGACCAGCGCGACCAGATTCAGTGGGCATTCGAGGACGAGGCCGAGAGCCAGAGTCTTCAGCCTTGGGAGCTGACCCTCAAGTACACCTCCACGCCGGAAGAATTCGAAGCGGCACGGCTGGCCTTGCACAAAGAGGCGGCCGAGGTGTTGGGTGTCGATTGGGAAGAGTATTGCGAGATGAATAATCTGGTCGTCTGA
- the nadC gene encoding carboxylating nicotinate-nucleotide diphosphorylase, giving the protein MPNLRLADLTAEIEANVRRALLEDIGSGDITAQLIPAERLATANIITRDAAVIAGTAWVDAVFRQLDPRVAVHWHVADGERVSPNQALFHLEGPARSLLSGERSALNFLQLLSGVATRAQSLADFVASTQVKLLDTRKTLPGLRLAQKYAVTCGGCHNHRIGLYDAFLIKENHIAACGGIAQAITAAHKIAPGKPVEIEVESLDELREALAAGADIIMLDELSLEDMREAVRLNGGKAKLEASGGINETTLLPIAETGVDYISIGAMTKDVKAVDLSMRLSI; this is encoded by the coding sequence ATGCCGAACCTCCGTCTTGCCGACCTCACCGCCGAAATCGAAGCCAACGTGCGCCGCGCACTGCTGGAAGACATCGGCAGTGGCGATATCACCGCGCAGTTGATCCCGGCCGAACGGCTGGCCACGGCCAACATCATTACCCGTGATGCCGCCGTCATCGCCGGCACGGCCTGGGTGGACGCGGTGTTCCGCCAACTGGACCCACGCGTCGCCGTGCATTGGCACGTGGCCGACGGTGAGCGCGTCAGCCCCAACCAGGCACTATTTCACCTTGAAGGCCCGGCACGTTCATTGCTCAGCGGCGAACGCTCTGCGCTGAATTTCCTGCAATTGCTGTCCGGGGTAGCCACGCGCGCGCAATCCCTGGCGGACTTTGTCGCCAGCACCCAGGTCAAGTTGCTGGACACCCGCAAAACCCTGCCGGGCCTGCGCCTGGCGCAAAAGTATGCTGTGACCTGCGGTGGCTGCCACAACCATCGCATCGGTTTATATGACGCGTTCCTGATCAAGGAAAACCATATCGCAGCCTGCGGCGGCATCGCCCAGGCCATCACCGCCGCCCACAAAATCGCCCCCGGCAAGCCGGTGGAAATCGAAGTGGAAAGCCTGGATGAACTGCGCGAGGCACTGGCGGCGGGCGCCGATATCATCATGCTTGATGAACTGAGCCTGGAGGATATGCGTGAAGCCGTGCGCCTCAACGGCGGCAAGGCAAAGCTGGAAGCCAGCGGCGGGATCAATGAAACCACCCTGCTGCCCATCGCTGAAACCGGGGTGGACTACATCTCCATCGGGGCGATGACCAAGGATGTGAAGGCGGTGGATTTGTCGATGCGGCTGAGCATCTGA
- a CDS encoding DUF1631 domain-containing protein has product MHNDGKVVPISTAHAMPSPLARLPIVLQQVRDKAAQQLQQGLQELFDNADDTLFEMADKAGNNLDHHIFFEAMRDLRLKRKNFERVFMQRLFDAFAELGLAGRGVLQRVPALSYDTTPGTSKDEQEKAVALDAMLGRVHHRDGLALSQLTARLSAVLGNRLDDRENPLGPAQLCEFFLQAGRSLGVEIRVKLIMLKLFEKYVLSDADQLYCEANQLLVATGVLPELKAVPSRRPGGRAARDHQREAAMPAADQPVDENGQQAFAALQTLLAAVRGSVAPTLEASAAPQPIATRDLVRLLSHLQQYVPEPDAEDDFDLRNQLEQLLTRVSVKSGKSRVVEAVDEDVINLIALLFEFILNDRAVPDAFKALIARLQIPLLKVAVQDKSFFSRAGHPARRLLNELAAAAMAWSPVDDYARDSLYMRIEQVVQRLLNEYVEDPLIFSQLLAEFCGFIAQEQRRSELLEQHTLDTEAGRVLTEAARQRVADALNRRLLGKVLPHAVVQFLQQAWSQVLLLTCLKHGEQSVQWQAALRTMDELIWSVGLQADTEAGRHLLEQLPRLLKALRDGLASAAFDPFSSRDFFVRLQALHVRPPDGEGLLEVREPFVFSVLPPDSAEGLADDDPDLLKVRQLRLGSWVVFQQDQADALRCKLLAIMAPANTYIFVGRTGLKVLEKNAGQLARAFKRGALHTLDDGPLFERALTAVISQLRQLNRGK; this is encoded by the coding sequence ATGCACAATGACGGAAAGGTGGTGCCAATCAGCACGGCGCATGCCATGCCATCGCCGCTGGCCCGTCTGCCGATAGTGTTGCAGCAGGTTCGCGACAAGGCTGCGCAACAATTGCAGCAGGGCCTGCAAGAGCTGTTCGATAACGCCGACGACACCTTGTTCGAAATGGCTGACAAGGCCGGCAACAACCTCGACCACCATATTTTTTTCGAAGCCATGCGCGACCTGCGCCTCAAGCGCAAGAACTTTGAGCGCGTGTTCATGCAGAGGCTGTTCGACGCCTTTGCCGAGTTGGGCCTGGCGGGGCGTGGTGTGCTTCAACGGGTGCCGGCTTTGTCCTATGACACGACGCCGGGCACCTCCAAGGATGAGCAGGAAAAAGCCGTGGCGCTTGACGCCATGCTTGGCCGGGTACACCACCGCGACGGCCTGGCGCTGTCACAACTCACCGCGCGCTTGAGCGCCGTGCTGGGCAATCGCCTGGATGATCGTGAAAACCCCTTGGGGCCGGCGCAGCTGTGCGAATTTTTTCTGCAGGCGGGGCGCAGCCTGGGCGTTGAGATCCGGGTCAAACTGATCATGCTCAAGCTGTTTGAGAAATACGTGCTCAGTGACGCCGACCAGCTCTACTGCGAAGCCAATCAATTGCTGGTGGCTACCGGGGTGTTGCCCGAACTCAAGGCTGTACCGTCCCGTCGCCCCGGCGGGCGCGCCGCCCGTGATCACCAGCGCGAAGCGGCAATGCCGGCGGCCGATCAGCCCGTCGATGAAAATGGCCAACAGGCATTCGCCGCCTTGCAGACGTTGCTGGCCGCAGTACGCGGTAGTGTCGCGCCCACCCTGGAAGCCAGCGCCGCACCCCAGCCCATCGCCACCCGCGACCTCGTGCGGCTGTTATCGCATTTGCAGCAATACGTGCCGGAGCCTGATGCGGAGGACGATTTTGACCTGCGCAACCAACTCGAGCAGTTGCTAACCCGCGTCAGCGTCAAAAGTGGCAAGTCACGGGTGGTGGAAGCGGTGGATGAAGACGTGATCAACCTGATCGCGTTGCTGTTCGAATTTATCCTCAATGACCGCGCCGTGCCGGATGCCTTCAAGGCCCTGATTGCGCGCTTGCAGATCCCGCTGTTGAAAGTGGCGGTGCAGGACAAGAGCTTCTTCAGCCGTGCCGGCCACCCGGCCCGGCGCCTGCTCAATGAACTCGCGGCAGCGGCCATGGCCTGGAGCCCTGTGGATGACTACGCGCGCGACAGCCTGTACATGCGCATCGAGCAGGTGGTGCAGCGTTTGCTCAATGAATATGTCGAAGATCCGCTGATTTTTTCCCAACTGCTCGCCGAGTTCTGTGGGTTTATCGCCCAAGAGCAGCGCCGCAGCGAGCTGCTTGAACAGCACACCCTCGATACCGAGGCCGGGCGCGTCCTCACCGAAGCCGCCCGGCAGCGGGTAGCCGACGCCTTGAATCGACGGCTGCTGGGCAAGGTGTTGCCGCACGCGGTCGTGCAGTTTTTACAGCAGGCCTGGAGCCAGGTGCTGCTTTTGACCTGCCTTAAGCACGGCGAGCAGTCGGTGCAATGGCAGGCGGCGCTGCGCACCATGGACGAGCTGATATGGAGCGTCGGCCTGCAGGCAGATACCGAAGCCGGACGGCACTTGCTGGAGCAGTTGCCGCGCTTGCTCAAGGCATTGCGCGACGGCTTGGCCAGCGCCGCGTTCGACCCGTTCAGCAGCCGTGATTTTTTTGTTCGCCTGCAGGCCCTGCATGTTCGGCCGCCCGACGGCGAAGGTTTGCTCGAAGTGCGCGAGCCTTTTGTGTTCAGTGTGCTGCCGCCCGATTCGGCCGAAGGCCTGGCGGACGATGATCCTGATCTGCTCAAGGTGCGCCAACTACGGCTCGGTAGCTGGGTCGTGTTCCAGCAAGACCAGGCTGACGCCCTGCGTTGCAAATTGCTGGCGATCATGGCGCCGGCCAATACCTATATTTTTGTCGGCCGCACGGGGCTCAAGGTCCTGGAGAAAAACGCCGGCCAACTGGCGCGGGCGTTCAAGCGCGGCGCACTGCATACCCTGGACGATGGGCCATTGTTCGAACGCGCGCTGACGGCTGTGATCAGTCAATTGCGTCAACTCAATCGCGGCAAGTGA
- the ampD gene encoding 1,6-anhydro-N-acetylmuramyl-L-alanine amidase AmpD, translated as MQLDPASGWCQGIPHCPSPNFNERPTGEISLLVVHNISLPPAQFATGKVQEFFQNRLDVTEHPYFEGIADLRVSAHFLIERDGDVTQFVSCNDRAWHAGVSCFEGRETCNDFSVGIELEGTDDLPFTDAQYASLIDLSRQLLKAYPGITAQRICGHSDIAPGRKTDPGPAFDWTRFRSALQDGGHAR; from the coding sequence ATGCAGTTGGACCCCGCCAGTGGTTGGTGTCAGGGCATTCCCCATTGCCCTTCGCCCAACTTCAACGAGCGCCCCACAGGCGAAATCTCACTGTTGGTGGTGCATAACATCAGCCTGCCTCCGGCACAGTTCGCCACCGGCAAGGTGCAGGAGTTTTTCCAGAATCGCCTGGATGTCACGGAACATCCCTACTTTGAAGGGATCGCCGACCTGCGCGTGTCTGCGCATTTTCTGATTGAGCGCGACGGCGATGTGACGCAGTTTGTGTCCTGCAACGACCGGGCCTGGCATGCTGGAGTCTCGTGTTTCGAAGGGCGTGAAACGTGCAATGACTTTTCCGTGGGCATCGAACTGGAGGGGACGGACGATCTGCCCTTCACCGACGCTCAATATGCGTCATTGATCGACCTGAGCCGCCAGTTGCTCAAGGCCTACCCAGGCATCACCGCGCAGCGTATTTGTGGCCACAGCGATATTGCTCCGGGACGCAAGACCGACCCCGGCCCCGCTTTTGATTGGACGCGCTTTCGCAGCGCCCTGCAGGATGGAGGACACGCACGATGA
- the ampE gene encoding regulatory signaling modulator protein AmpE: MSFLVLVLAVWIEKFSALRQRLQRDGGWLRELAKLEASPRMGKRPWLILTVLVLLPVALLALLLLVLEPVAYGLLALPVHLLVVIYSLGRGDLLAGLGPFRDAWRRGDLQAAEHVAERDLKLGADSGEQLLERVQGHLLWQAYQSFFAVIFWYFLLGPVAALAYRLLALASEHSRNPLVAERAGQLRHAFDWLPVRLLAASFALVGNFVAVSRVMLHELLSWDISAAQLVEKVGLVAAEIPPPAVGADGINSLDRLWELLLRAAVLWYAGFAIWTVLP, encoded by the coding sequence ATGAGTTTTCTGGTTTTGGTGCTGGCGGTGTGGATCGAGAAGTTCTCGGCCCTGCGCCAGCGGTTGCAGCGTGACGGCGGCTGGTTGCGCGAATTGGCCAAGTTGGAAGCGAGCCCGCGCATGGGCAAGCGCCCGTGGCTGATCCTGACCGTATTGGTGTTGCTGCCGGTGGCGTTGCTGGCGCTGTTGCTGCTGGTGCTGGAGCCCGTGGCGTATGGCCTGTTGGCGCTGCCGGTGCACCTGTTGGTGGTGATCTACAGCCTGGGGCGTGGTGATCTATTGGCCGGCCTCGGTCCGTTTCGCGATGCCTGGCGGCGTGGGGACCTGCAAGCCGCCGAACATGTAGCCGAACGCGACCTGAAACTGGGCGCCGACAGCGGCGAGCAACTGCTGGAGCGCGTTCAGGGCCATCTGTTGTGGCAGGCCTATCAGAGCTTTTTTGCGGTGATTTTCTGGTACTTCCTGCTGGGCCCGGTCGCCGCCCTGGCTTATCGCCTGCTGGCGCTGGCCAGTGAACACAGCCGCAACCCTCTGGTGGCCGAGCGCGCCGGGCAACTGCGGCATGCGTTTGACTGGTTGCCGGTGCGCTTGCTGGCCGCCAGTTTTGCCTTGGTGGGCAATTTCGTTGCGGTCAGCCGGGTGATGCTGCATGAACTCCTGAGTTGGGACATCAGTGCCGCGCAGTTGGTCGAAAAAGTCGGCCTGGTGGCCGCCGAAATCCCACCGCCGGCAGTGGGCGCCGACGGCATCAACAGTCTGGATCGTCTGTGGGAGTTGCTGTTGCGCGCGGCGGTGTTGTGGTACGCGGGGTTTGCCATCTGGACCGTGTTGCCTTGA